The genomic DNA CTGCTTGATCCCCTCGGCAACCGAGGTCATGATCTTGGCGTTGGTTGCGATAAGATCATCACGGCTCATGCCGGGTTTGCGGGGAAGACCCGCAGTAACGATGACCACGTCGGAACCTTCGATGTCCTTATACTCGTTGGCGCCCTTGAGACAGATGTCGAAGTTATCAACCGGAGAAGCCTCGGCGATGTCGAGAGTCTTACCCTGGGGCATCCCTTCGACGATGTCGAAGAGCACCACGTCTCCGAGCTCGCGAAGTGCGCAAAGCTGGGCGAGAACGCCACCGATCTGACCACCACCGATTAATGCAATCTTCTTTCTAGCTGCCATGACCTTCCTCCTTGTAATGGAATATGTTTCCTCTACCACTAAGCAATAGAGTCGATAATTGCATTGAGGGTCGGGCTCGGACGCATAGCTTTAGAGACCTTCTCTGCGTCGGGATGATAGTAGCCGCCCATGTCGACAGGTTTCCCCTGGGCCCCGATCAGCTCCTCGTTGATCTTCGCCTCGTTCTCGGCAAGCTTCTTCGCAACGCCGGCGAACTTGGCCTGGAGCTCCTTGTCCTTAGTCTGCGCGGCGAGAGCCTCCGCCCAGTACATCGCCAGGTAATAATGGGAACCGCGGTTATCGATCTGCCCCACCTTACGTGCCGGCGATTTGTTGTTATCGAGGAATTTGGCGATTGCCTGATCCAGGGTCTCGGCGAGAACCTGGGCCTTGTCGTTCTTGAACGTCCCAGCTAGGTGCTCCAGCGATGCGGCAAATGCGGAGAACTCGCCGAGGGAATCCCAACGCAGGTACCCTTCCTTCTCGAACTGCTGAACATGCTTAGGAGCAGACCCTCCTGCACCGGTCTCGAACAGCCCGCCGCCGGCGAGAAGAGGAACGATGGAGAGCATCTTTGCGCTCGTGCCGACCTCGAGGATCGGGAACAGATCGGTGAGGTAGTCACGGAGGACGTTGCCGGTACAGGAGATGGTGTCCTCTCCCTTGCGTATCCTCTCCAGCGAGTAGTTCATGGCATCAACCGGTGCCAGAACCTTGATGGTAAGGCCGGCGGTGTCGTGATCCTTCAGGTACTTCTCGACCTTCGCGATGACATTTGCGTCATGAGCGCGGTTTTTATCGAGCCAGAAAACGGCGTGGGCACCCGTCGCTTTTGCCCTTCTCACGGCAAGCTTAACCCAATCCTGGATCGGGATATCCTTCACACGCGACATCCTCCAGATGTCACCCTTCTCCACCTGGTGTTCCATGAGAACTTTCCCGTCTTCAGCAACAACGCGGATGGTCCCGTCAGCCGGTATCTCGAAGGTGGTGGGGTGTGAACCGTACTCCTCCGCCTTCTGGGCCATTAGGCCGACGTTGGGGACAGAACCCATGGTTGCCGGATCGAGTGCACCGTTCTTCTTGCAGTCTTCGACTATCGCCTTGTACATCGTTGCGTAGCAACGATCAGGGATCATCGCCTTAGTATCCTGAAGCTTCCCTTCCGGGTTCCACATCTTTCCGGATTCACGCACTACGACCGGCATGGAGGCATCAACGATGATGTCGTTGGGCACATGGAGGTTCGTGATCCCCTTGTCGGAATCGACCATTGCGAGAGCAGGACGTTTCGCGTATACGGCCTTGATGTCCCCTTCGATCTCGGCACGCTTGGCCTCGGGAAGGCTCTGCATCTTATTATAGAGATCACCGAGTCCCATGTTCGGGTTGACGCCGAGCTGCTTGAAGGTATCGGCATGCTTATCGAAGACTTCCTTGTAGAAAACAGATACTGCGTGGCCGAACATGATCGGGTCGGAGACCTTCATCATTGTGGCCTTGAGGTGGAGAGAGAGGAGCTGGCCATTTTTCTTTGCGTCCTCGATCTGCTCCTCATAGAACTTCCTGAGAGCCTTAACACTCATGAAGGTGCCGTCTAAAATCTCACCCTTTTCAGCCTTGAGGCCATCCTTCAGGACCGTTACCTTACCATTACTTTCGAGCTCTATGCGGAAGCCGCCGCCATTCTCCATGACGACAGACTTCTCATTGCCGTAGAAGTCGCCGCCGGTCATGTGGGCCACTTCCGACTTGGAGTCGGATGTCCAGGCGCCGAGCTTGTGGGGGTGTTTCTTGGAGAAGTTCTTCACCGAAAGCGGCGCGCGGCGGTCGGAGTTACCCTCACGCAGAACCGGATTCACCGCACTGCCGAGAACCTTCGAGTAACGGGCCTGAATCTCCTTCTCGGCATCGTTCTTCGGGACTTCCGGGTAGTCGGGGACGTTATAGCCTTGGGACTGGAGCTCCTTGATCGCGTCCTTGAGCTGCGGCACAGAGGCGCTGATGTTCGGGAGCTTGATGATGTTAGCCTCAATGTTCTGGGTCAGCTCGCCCAGTTGAGTCAGGTAATCGGGAATTCTCTGCTCAGGCTTCAGGTTCTCCGGAAAAGTGGCGATTATCCTGCCTGCGAGGGATATGTCCCTTGTTTCGACCTCGACTCCTGTACCTTGGGTAAACTTCTGAATGATCGGGAGCAGGGAGTAAGTCGCAAGTGCAGGTGCTTCATCAATTTCAGTCCAGATAATCTTGTGTGTTGCCATGTTCCCTCCTTGGTTTTTATGCCTGTATGCCAGGAAATTAATGGAATCACCTACAGGTGCCATCTACCACAAAAAGCTTCATCCGGTTCTTTAACCAGAAGATAAACCACCGGAACACCTACACAAAAATACATACAAGCGCCCCAGCAGAAGCCACCCTAAACACTCCACCAGGCCCTATAATGAGTTTGTATACAGTATACAAAGAACATTAAGCTGTCAAGCAAAATGTCCTCTTATTTTTAACGTTTACTAAGAATAAAAATGAAGGGAACCACATCG from Geobacter sp. DSM 9736 includes the following:
- a CDS encoding NADP-dependent isocitrate dehydrogenase is translated as MATHKIIWTEIDEAPALATYSLLPIIQKFTQGTGVEVETRDISLAGRIIATFPENLKPEQRIPDYLTQLGELTQNIEANIIKLPNISASVPQLKDAIKELQSQGYNVPDYPEVPKNDAEKEIQARYSKVLGSAVNPVLREGNSDRRAPLSVKNFSKKHPHKLGAWTSDSKSEVAHMTGGDFYGNEKSVVMENGGGFRIELESNGKVTVLKDGLKAEKGEILDGTFMSVKALRKFYEEQIEDAKKNGQLLSLHLKATMMKVSDPIMFGHAVSVFYKEVFDKHADTFKQLGVNPNMGLGDLYNKMQSLPEAKRAEIEGDIKAVYAKRPALAMVDSDKGITNLHVPNDIIVDASMPVVVRESGKMWNPEGKLQDTKAMIPDRCYATMYKAIVEDCKKNGALDPATMGSVPNVGLMAQKAEEYGSHPTTFEIPADGTIRVVAEDGKVLMEHQVEKGDIWRMSRVKDIPIQDWVKLAVRRAKATGAHAVFWLDKNRAHDANVIAKVEKYLKDHDTAGLTIKVLAPVDAMNYSLERIRKGEDTISCTGNVLRDYLTDLFPILEVGTSAKMLSIVPLLAGGGLFETGAGGSAPKHVQQFEKEGYLRWDSLGEFSAFAASLEHLAGTFKNDKAQVLAETLDQAIAKFLDNNKSPARKVGQIDNRGSHYYLAMYWAEALAAQTKDKELQAKFAGVAKKLAENEAKINEELIGAQGKPVDMGGYYHPDAEKVSKAMRPSPTLNAIIDSIA